The sequence GTCGCTGGACTTGGAAAACGAACCTCGAACAAGGATCGGGCTCGGCGGAACACAAGTGATGggcgtgcacgtgcgggAGGACGGCGATACCGGCACTCAGACCAGTCaggagtgtgcgtgtgcgcgtgggctGTCTGGGTACGAGTGAGTTGGACGGGAGCACTTTATCTTCACCTCCCCCCCTTTCATCGATGACTCTGTACAGGCCATCAATGCCCGGTGAaggtggtggcagcgctgtcgtTCCCGCAAACACAAGCACCCGCGAAGGAAAGGGGTTTGCAAAAACGATTCCCCGCCCCCTCACTTGTCTCTCTGCCTGTAGTGGGCGTTAttcgtcgtcttctcccgtctctccctccctccccttccatCGGATGCGCCAACGACGACGCGACGGCGTCATGAGTGCATCGCGTTTTCTCTTGTCGGCTGCGGGGACCTACAGATGAACACGTGCCAAAGGGATGAAAAGGCAGAGAGGATGCCCGCTCCCTCTGGGACGACGACACGCCAGGTGCCCTTGGACGTTCTCCATGATGCTTGTGACACCCACACGTGCGGCCATGAGCTCTTCGTCCCTTCGGCGCACCACCCTGTGCGGTACGTTATCGCTCTGCTTCATCACCGTTTTAGCACAGTTCGCACATTGTTGTTTCCAGTGCGGTCTTGCATCTCCCTCTGCATTGCGTTGCCGTCAACGTTTCGCCATGCAGCTTCCCAGCTCCGAGTTTTGTGAGGCAGCCGGCACGCCGACAGCTCACTGCGCCCTCGGCGGGCTCGAGCGGGTGGCACTGTATACACGGACTGCGCAACAAGAGAGagcctctctccccgccaccacggATATGTGTAAGCACACCTGCGACGGCGCAAGAAATGTGTCATGGCCCGGCTCGTGAGTAGCGTGATGTCTGCgcgttctctctcccgcaGAAGAAGACGCTGAAGCTGTGCCTGACCAGTGTCCCGTCGCCACGAATTGGATAAGGCCTGGCTCTGGCCACAGGCCTGCCTACCAAGGGTCAATGTGGTCCGCGAGTGTCGCGAAAGGCGTGGTCCAGcttgtgcccccccccccccccccaacgcGGGGGAGCGCTGAAAAGGGGGCAGGCGGCCAGCCGGGAGCGTCAGCGATGCGCCTCACATCCTTTCCATACCTTGaccttcttcctccctccccagtCGCGCGATAGCGTTGACGTGCATGAAAACAACAGAAAAGTGACGTGCCCCCAAGATTCACTCCTGCTTGGACTTGATCGTTCTGGTCTTATGTTTTCGTGCAgctccccgccctcccccttcttcctccaTCTCGTCGTGTATAGGCCGgcacctgtgtgtgtgcgcgcgccacCATGCACGGATTAAACCTCCCCTGACAGACACGACCACCCGCTCATTGCGGcacctccccctttctcccctTCATCAGAGGCACAGTCGCAGGCACGAAGGGAACGAGGACAGCAGCCACAACagcttctcccccctccctctcacacCCTCTTTTCACCTGTTTACTCTCCTGTTTGCTCCGTAGATTGTTCGATCAGTTTCGAGGAGGGGCCACGCTCGCTGTTGGTTGTGCccgtccttctctcctttcctgtcttaccaccaccaccgtcactACCCCCCCTCTTGGAGTAAGCGCTTCGACGCTGCTTgacccgccgccgcgcccctCCGCACAACCCTTGTATGGCTGCTCGTCTTGTCTTGCATCGCTGTCTGTTGTCTCTTCCCCCCGCCGAGCCCCTCtgctctctccttttctgtcGTCACGCGGCCTTATGACGAACCCGTCCAACTCCAACCTGCAGGCCTTGCGCGAGGAGCTCTGCACGCCTGGCCTGGATCAGGGTCACCTCTTCGAGGGATGGCCGGAGACTGTGGATGAGTGCAACGAGAGGCAGATCGCCCTCCTCACAGATTTGTACATGTTTTCCAACATGTATCCCGGCGGCGTTGCTCAGTACATCCGCAACGGgcacgagctgctggcgcgtgaGAGCGAAGAGGTGGACTTTGCAGCGCTGGAGATGCCCCCTCTCATCTTCgaggcgccgtcgctgcaccGGCGCACGGCTGAGAGGACGGCGCTGGAGAACGCCGGAACCGCGATGCTGTGCAAGACGGTGTTCGTGCTGGTTGCTGGCGGTCTGGGCGAACGTCTGGGCTACTCGAGCATCAAGGTGAGCCTGCCGGTGGAGACGGCGACGAACACAACGTATCTCGCCTACTACCTCCGGTGGGCCCAGCGGGtgggggggaaggaggtaCCATTTGTGATAATGACCTCTGACGACACGCACGACcgcacgctgcagctcctgcgcgagctgcagtTGGAGGTGCCCAACTTGCATGTGCTCAAGCAGGGGCAGGTCTTCTGTTTtgccgacagcgccgcgcacCTCGCCCTGGACGAGACAGggaagctgctgcgcaagccACACGGTCACGGCGACGTGCACTCCCTCATCTACAACGCGACTGTGAAGAGAGACGTGGTGCCGGACTCCGGCGACGGtaccgcgacggcgcagccaCTCGTGAACGACTGGCTGGCGGCCGGCTACGAGTCCATTGTCTTCATCCAGGACACCAACGCCGGCGCGACGATCACAATCCCCATCAGCCTCGCCTTGAGTGCCGAGCACTCGCTCGACATGAACTTCACCTGCATCCCTCGTGTGCCGAAGGAGCCGATCGGGCTGCTATGCCGAACCAAGAAGAATAGCGGCGACCCGTGGCTGGTCGCGAACGTGGAGTACAACGTCTTTGCCGAGGTCTCGCGCGCGCTTAACAAGGATGGTGGCGATGAAGTCAGTGACCCCACTGGCTTCTCCCCGTTCCCTGGCAGCGTCAACACCCTCGTGTTCAAGCTCTCCAGCTACGTGGACCGGCTGCGGGAGTCGCACGGTATCGTGCCGGAGTTCATCAATCCCAAGTACTCGGACGAGACGCGCCGCTCCTTCAAGAAGCCCGCACGCATCGAGTCCCTGATGCAGGACAtcgcgctgctcttctccgaGGATGACTACCGTGTCGGCGGTACCGTCTTTGAGCGATTCTCGTACCAGCCAGTGAAGAACTCGCTagaggaggcggcagggCTTGTGGCGCAGGGCAACGGCGCCTACTGCGCCGCCACGGGAGAGGCTGCCTTCtacgagctgcagcggcgccgtctcAAGGCCATCGGGCTGCCGCTCTTCTACAGCTCGCAGCCggaggtgacggtggcgaAGGACGCCTTTGGCGTGCGTCTCTTCCCGATAATCGTGCTGGATACGATGTGCGCGTCAAGCGGATCCCTCGACGACCTTGCGCGCGTCTTTCCGACGCCGGAAAAGGTGCACATCGATCAGCACAGCACCTTGATTGTTGAGGGCCGTGTCATCATCGAGAGCCTGGAGCTATACGGTGCACTCACGATTCGCGGCCCGACAGActcgatggcgctgccgcacgtAGTACGAAACGCTGTGGTGCGCAATGCCGGCTGGTCGGTACACGCGATCTTGTCTCTCTGCGCTGGGCGCGATAGCAGGCTGTCCGAGGTGGACCGCATCCGCGGGTTTGTGCTGAAGAAGACAGCCATGGCGGTGATGGACTGCAATACGAAGGGCGAGTCCGAGGCCGGTGCACCGTCTGGTGCGGCTGACCCGGCAAAGTTGTAGTAGTTGTTGTTGAGAGGGCCCTTGCTAGTGTGGGTGTTCCAGTGTAGTTGAATGAGCACTGGCCTTGCCGGCGCACGGAGTCGTCTTTtcagcgacggcgcgtgTGGGTGTCTCAGCGCGGGTGCACACGCCGGCGGGAGAGTGCCGTGCGCCAGTCCACACACGGCGCGGCATCGTTGGCCGCCTTACCCTCCCTGACATGAATTCCTACTTGTCCTTCGCATCTCTGCAAACCGCAGCAGAAGGTGTGGGACAGCGGTgggcctccccccccccaccaccaccaccatgaCGGGTGTCGGCCACACGGACACTTGCGTAGAGCACCGGTGCCACACCTTAGAAGCAACAACGGCAGATCAGAAAAGACGGAAACGGCATGTCGCGGCGACTCGGTGGCATCAgcgaagggagggaggcttGCCGGCCACCctgccttccccctcccccacgaACACGTGCCACGTACACGGAGGCACGCCAAACAAGCGCAGAGCCACGCTGTTGACCTGTGCATGCGGGTggctgtgcgtctgcgtgagGTCGCTTCGCGCTGACCAGCGGCTTGCCTTCGCCTCTGTTCCTTGAAAGCACGTTTCTGTCCCTCACTAGCCTTCTTTACGATGCTTTACTTACCCGAAGGACTGAGCGCTCAGTCAGTGCGCGAGAGAGGCAAAACATCGAcagccccttccccctttccccctccgcccaccaccaccaacacaccGGTGCACACGTACGCAGAGAGCTACTGCAGCTGCATCTGCACGTCACTTTAGATCTGAGCTTGTGCCTGGGCCAACATTTTGCATTTCCTGATCGCTCGCTGCGTCTCTGTCTGCCAAATCCCTGgtggccgtcgccgcccatCCTACAGCCAAAGACGCCCGAACGCATACGACCTTGGTGCCAACGCGTGTAtgcatctctctcgcccGAGAGCCAAGTAGCCCAGCTCTCCCCTATCGCTCATGCCCATCAttctccgtgtgtgtgtggccgtCGAGTCGGACGCGGCTctgccgtcgacgccgaTGGCACCTTCGCCacaggctgctgctgcgacgacaACCCCTGCATTTGTGAGGAGTACGCCACACCGGGACCCTCtacagcaacagcggcctGCGCCCCAGACATCAGCCTCAAGGTTGCCTAGCTCGCCAGAGCTGCAGCATGACTCGgctccgctgccgacgcgtcgtcgcaggtcgctcctGTGGCTATCGATGCAGGTGACGCTGACCACGACGGTGAAGGCGGTTCTCCAGCAGGTTCAGGAGACGGTGGAGcggtgcatgtgtgcctcAGTATGCGCCGGCTACACACatggccaccaccacgagaTCAGCGGAGGCGACAGCGCCCCTTGTTCCCTGGTCCGCCCTACTTCGCTGCtgggccgcagcggcggcaaggaTTACAGTAGCGGTTCCGTCGTGGATGGTGCCCACGCAGCTGACCCGTCGACTTCTCGTACTCCTCATTTGACAGACTGTGTGCACGAAGCGGAACTCTGTCTCTGCCTGCAAGACAAGGATGGTGAGTACCGCTGGGTCGGCGGCACGCAACACTTCCACAAGGTGGCTGTGCTGCGAGCGCCGTTCATCACGGAAGTGTGCctccgcacgcacgctgTCTTCGAGGAAGAGCGGCGCCAGTGGCGTCGCAAGGCGCGACAAGAGCGAACTTCAGTGcgatcgtcgtcgtcgtcgtcgttgtcgttgaCCTTGGCATCGCACGCGTCGTCTATGTTTCCCAGCCTCTACCGCAGCGCTGAGGACGCTCGCAACGTCAGCGACAGCCGTGAGCGCAGCGATGAGCGTTCGGACCAGTCCGCAAAGAGCACACATGAAACGCGAGGAGGTGCGTCCGTCAATGCCCCGGCCACTTCGgctgccacagcggcagccaaCAAAGGCcatgcagcgcacacgctgaCCGACCAGTCCTTTGCGAGGAAGGCCAGCCGGCTAAAGTTCGCCTTCTTGAAGGGTGTTGTGGTGCCCATAGtcgtgctgcggcagtgcaACCCTCAATACGCCATGGGTGGCAAGCACCACCCATACGGCCGCACCCCTCGACAGTATGCAGAGGTGCGGGTACCGGCTGACATGCAGGCGGAGCCACTCGATGACTCCCTGCGCAGCTCTGGGACTGTAGCGGCCAGCGGCACGGCACAGGTCAAGTCGAAGGAGTCAGTCGCTCATGCGGAGGTGTTGCCGCCACGAGTGGCCCCGGTGTCAACTTCGGATAGACTCAGTGACACGGCGTTGCGGTCTCCCGCCTCACcgcacagcaccagcacTCCGGCAACTAGAGACACCTCAGCTGAGACACCTTGTCTCGCTGCCGCGTTGATGTCCACGtcttcctcgtcgccgtcggcgtcctcggcgtcgACGCTACCCAGCCGCTCCGCGTCGCTTGACCAGTCGTGCGGAGCCGTCGAGGACGCCCATGGTCCCCGTTCTCACCCTTCGGTTTTCGACACCCACCAAGTCCATTCCTACCACTcgaccgcggcagcggcggcgcgcacggctACAGC is a genomic window of Leishmania major strain Friedlin complete genome, chromosome 17 containing:
- the USP gene encoding UDP-sugar pyrophosphorylase, whose amino-acid sequence is MTNPSNSNLQALREELCTPGLDQGHLFEGWPETVDECNERQIALLTDLYMFSNMYPGGVAQYIRNGHELLARESEEVDFAALEMPPLIFEAPSLHRRTAERTALENAGTAMLCKTVFVLVAGGLGERLGYSSIKVSLPVETATNTTYLAYYLRWAQRVGGKEVPFVIMTSDDTHDRTLQLLRELQLEVPNLHVLKQGQVFCFADSAAHLALDETGKLLRKPHGHGDVHSLIYNATVKRDVVPDSGDGTATAQPLVNDWLAAGYESIVFIQDTNAGATITIPISLALSAEHSLDMNFTCIPRVPKEPIGLLCRTKKNSGDPWLVANVEYNVFAEVSRALNKDGGDEVSDPTGFSPFPGSVNTLVFKLSSYVDRLRESHGIVPEFINPKYSDETRRSFKKPARIESLMQDIALLFSEDDYRVGGTVFERFSYQPVKNSLEEAAGLVAQGNGAYCAATGEAAFYELQRRRLKAIGLPLFYSSQPEVTVAKDAFGVRLFPIIVLDTMCASSGSLDDLARVFPTPEKVHIDQHSTLIVEGRVIIESLELYGALTIRGPTDSMALPHVVRNAVVRNAGWSVHAILSLCAGRDSRLSEVDRIRGFVLKKTAMAVMDCNTKGESEAGAPSGAADPAKL